The proteins below are encoded in one region of Arthrobacter sp. CJ23:
- a CDS encoding serine hydrolase produces the protein MSASNLVAFAKMHIDGGVGPDGKQVLSAESVAAMQEQQVKLPELGLMGDSWGLGWELFNWEGGPVIGHDGGTIGQTAFLRVIPGQKAAVAVLTNGGDALGLYRELISPVINRLTGVVVPELPAPANDVHAIDASRYVGTYSSQVADSHVTQDAEGRIWIEQKMKGIFAGLAPEQPRVELVHWKGDTLIPRKARHGMHTPHAFVGNDGDGNALYLHTGRADRRVSA, from the coding sequence ATGAGCGCGAGCAACCTTGTCGCCTTCGCGAAGATGCACATCGACGGCGGAGTTGGCCCGGATGGCAAACAGGTCCTGAGCGCCGAAAGCGTTGCAGCAATGCAGGAACAGCAGGTCAAGCTTCCGGAGCTCGGTCTCATGGGCGATAGCTGGGGTCTTGGCTGGGAGCTGTTCAATTGGGAGGGCGGGCCCGTCATCGGCCATGACGGAGGAACAATCGGCCAGACCGCTTTCCTCCGCGTGATCCCTGGGCAGAAGGCCGCGGTTGCGGTGCTGACAAACGGCGGCGATGCTCTTGGCCTTTACAGGGAGCTCATCTCCCCCGTCATCAACCGTCTCACTGGCGTTGTCGTGCCGGAGCTTCCCGCCCCCGCCAACGACGTCCACGCCATCGATGCCTCGCGCTACGTCGGCACCTACAGCTCACAGGTCGCGGACTCCCATGTCACCCAGGACGCAGAGGGGCGGATCTGGATCGAACAGAAGATGAAGGGGATCTTCGCCGGGCTTGCCCCGGAGCAGCCCCGGGTCGAGCTGGTGCATTGGAAGGGCGACACCCTTATCCCGCGTAAAGCCCGTCATGGGATGCACACACCGCATGCCTTCGTGGGCAACGACGGCGACGGCAACGCGCTGTACTTGCACACTGGTCGCGCCGATCGGCGCGTGTCGGCATGA
- a CDS encoding ABC transporter substrate-binding protein, which translates to MRSITPLVALVGAAALTLTACTAPGASGNDAGGELATDGTFTMAIGADPGNLNPMITAMSVARTIDRFLYSRLVEVGNDGTILSGLASAWEADTTNATFTLRNDATCADGTVITASMLAENINFIADPKNGSPLVGLNVQAGTVATGEDATGVLSVRSGAPDAFLLENVGSVHMVCGPALANADALAKGEGATGMYTMTGIAPNSQYTLTRRKEFVWGPGTWDPKQAGIPATVIFKVLPNETTATNLLLSGELNAAQVVGPDSGRLRAKKLFSHDVQAGLGQIHFNKNPKKLLSDEALRIALTQGLNLEELRAVLSSGTGTAPSNLVNLAPNPCNADVAAASIPAFDVKAAADALDSAGWKPGSDGIRQKNGAKLSLSVIYPSYISDSFGSTSELLQSMWKKIGVEATPRGVDANGVSETLFGTGDWDVSLISLGVGLPSQIVPFFSGKTPPNGSNFGYTDNADYIAAASSAATKPGKEGCEDWSDAEAALIGAADVIPFANSVVSVFGSKAKFTQSDSLEPASIRLFK; encoded by the coding sequence ATGCGTTCCATCACCCCACTCGTCGCCCTCGTTGGGGCGGCAGCACTCACGCTCACGGCCTGCACCGCGCCCGGCGCTTCCGGCAACGACGCCGGCGGCGAGCTTGCCACCGACGGCACCTTCACGATGGCAATCGGCGCCGACCCGGGAAACCTCAACCCCATGATTACCGCGATGAGTGTCGCGCGCACCATCGACCGCTTCCTCTATTCGCGCCTCGTCGAGGTAGGCAACGACGGCACCATCCTTTCCGGGCTCGCGAGCGCGTGGGAGGCCGACACCACCAACGCCACCTTCACCCTGCGCAACGACGCCACCTGCGCTGACGGCACCGTGATCACCGCATCAATGCTCGCGGAGAACATCAACTTCATTGCGGACCCGAAGAACGGCTCACCCCTCGTCGGGCTAAACGTACAGGCCGGCACCGTCGCGACAGGCGAGGACGCAACCGGCGTGCTGAGTGTGAGGAGCGGCGCGCCCGACGCGTTCCTGCTCGAAAACGTTGGCAGCGTGCACATGGTGTGCGGGCCGGCGCTTGCCAACGCGGATGCGCTCGCCAAGGGGGAAGGCGCGACCGGCATGTACACGATGACCGGGATCGCCCCGAACTCGCAGTACACACTGACCCGGCGCAAAGAGTTCGTTTGGGGGCCCGGCACCTGGGACCCGAAGCAGGCCGGCATCCCCGCCACGGTCATCTTCAAGGTCCTGCCCAACGAGACCACCGCGACAAATCTGCTGCTTTCCGGCGAGCTGAACGCCGCACAGGTTGTGGGGCCCGATTCCGGGCGGCTGCGCGCCAAGAAGCTCTTCTCCCATGATGTTCAGGCTGGTTTGGGACAGATTCACTTCAACAAGAACCCAAAGAAGCTGCTTTCTGATGAGGCACTTCGCATTGCCCTCACCCAGGGCCTGAACCTCGAAGAGCTGCGCGCGGTTCTCTCAAGCGGCACAGGCACCGCGCCGAGCAATCTCGTCAACCTGGCGCCGAACCCCTGCAATGCCGACGTGGCGGCGGCCAGCATCCCGGCCTTCGATGTGAAGGCCGCAGCCGACGCGCTCGATTCCGCCGGCTGGAAGCCCGGATCGGACGGTATACGCCAGAAGAACGGAGCGAAGCTCTCACTGAGCGTCATCTACCCCTCGTATATTTCCGACTCTTTCGGCTCGACCTCAGAGCTGCTGCAGTCGATGTGGAAAAAGATCGGCGTTGAGGCGACCCCCAGGGGTGTCGATGCCAACGGCGTGAGCGAGACGCTCTTCGGTACCGGCGACTGGGACGTTTCACTCATCTCACTGGGCGTTGGCCTGCCCAGCCAGATCGTGCCGTTCTTCTCCGGCAAAACCCCGCCGAACGGCTCAAACTTCGGCTACACCGATAACGCGGACTACATCGCCGCCGCGAGCTCTGCCGCGACGAAACCGGGCAAAGAAGGTTGTGAGGACTGGTCGGACGCCGAGGCGGCACTGATCGGCGCCGCAGACGTCATCCCGTTCGCGAACTCGGTTGTGTCTGTGTTCGGCAGCAAGGCGAAGTTCACTCAGAGCGACAGTCTCGAGCCCGCGTCAATTCGTCTGTTCAAGTAA
- a CDS encoding serine hydrolase produces MSAAISDVFTRVGATGFLHAREVGADGGDEVSVRSDERVILASVFKVFVLVAFVRAVDAGRLDPSGRTIVTARYRTGGVGTAGFADDVEASWRDLAYNMMVMSDNAATDVLYHRLGREAVEQVVSDLRLSQTRLIGCCEDLFASVVEDLGGGSESDLEELLGAATAEQIWGLSILDPLRTAASTPRDITTLLNAIWTDTAASPAACKIARDIMAQQIWPHRLSSGFPSDVLIAAKTGTVPAVRNEAGVVTYPDGRQYAVAVFTRADSLAERLPAVDASIGVAGHLAVEHLRTLSS; encoded by the coding sequence ATGAGCGCTGCGATCTCGGATGTCTTCACGCGGGTTGGAGCCACCGGTTTCCTGCACGCGCGTGAAGTCGGAGCGGACGGCGGCGACGAGGTCTCGGTCCGCTCCGACGAGCGTGTAATTCTTGCGTCCGTCTTCAAGGTCTTTGTCCTGGTCGCCTTTGTTCGCGCGGTTGATGCCGGCCGGCTGGATCCGAGCGGGCGGACAATTGTCACTGCGCGCTACCGCACCGGCGGGGTTGGCACCGCGGGATTCGCCGACGATGTCGAGGCCAGCTGGCGTGACCTTGCCTACAACATGATGGTGATGAGCGATAACGCCGCAACCGACGTCCTCTACCACCGGCTAGGTCGGGAGGCAGTTGAGCAGGTCGTGAGCGACCTGAGGCTCAGCCAGACGCGTCTGATCGGCTGCTGCGAAGACTTGTTCGCTTCGGTTGTTGAAGACCTCGGCGGCGGGTCGGAGAGCGACCTTGAGGAGCTGCTGGGTGCGGCGACGGCCGAGCAGATCTGGGGCTTGTCGATCCTTGATCCGCTGCGCACTGCCGCGTCGACTCCGCGGGACATCACGACACTGCTGAATGCCATCTGGACTGACACCGCGGCGTCTCCGGCGGCCTGCAAGATCGCCAGGGACATCATGGCACAGCAGATCTGGCCGCACCGGCTGTCGTCGGGATTCCCGAGTGATGTACTGATTGCCGCGAAGACGGGAACCGTGCCCGCAGTGCGCAATGAGGCGGGCGTCGTCACCTACCCGGACGGACGGCAGTATGCGGTCGCCGTCTTCACCAGAGCTGACTCGCTGGCAGAGCGGCTGCCCGCCGTCGACGCCTCCATCGGCGTCGCCGGTCACCTCGCGGTTGAGCACCTCCGGACGCTTTCCTCGTAA
- a CDS encoding ABC transporter ATP-binding protein gives MRYGSRGTGLTAVDDASLTIPSGSVVGLVGESGSGKSTLARAAIGLAPVTGGTITLDGVDVRKLRRRHPIQMVFQDPFSSLDPRMTIGESIAEMIPRGTFSSAAAKRAEVGRLLELVNLDPDRAGSLPGALSGGQRQRIGLARALAARPEVIIADEITSALDVSVQGSVLNLVRDVCAELELTMLFISHNLSVVRYLSDYIAVMYLGHIVELGPVDEVLNNAKHPYTRELLASVPTRHGNLLAVDPAALLDVEPADPHHPPSGCRFNPRCPMGPLVHPGRQICVQSPPPLPTTARHAAACHFAGPASSLGGYPELSTPLGDSIRSS, from the coding sequence GTGAGATACGGGTCCCGTGGCACGGGCCTGACCGCCGTCGATGACGCCTCGCTGACCATCCCCTCCGGGTCCGTCGTCGGCCTCGTCGGCGAATCAGGTTCGGGCAAGTCCACGCTCGCCCGCGCTGCCATCGGGCTCGCCCCTGTCACGGGCGGCACGATCACGCTCGACGGTGTCGATGTCAGGAAACTGCGGCGCCGGCATCCGATTCAGATGGTCTTCCAGGACCCGTTCTCCTCGCTCGATCCGCGGATGACGATCGGGGAGTCCATCGCCGAGATGATTCCGCGCGGCACGTTCTCCTCGGCCGCGGCCAAGCGCGCCGAGGTCGGGCGTTTGCTTGAGCTTGTCAACCTTGACCCCGACCGTGCGGGTTCGCTGCCGGGTGCCCTCTCGGGCGGCCAACGCCAGCGCATCGGCCTGGCCCGGGCGCTTGCCGCACGGCCCGAGGTCATCATCGCCGATGAGATCACCTCGGCGCTTGACGTGTCGGTGCAGGGCTCGGTGCTGAACCTCGTGCGCGATGTCTGCGCCGAGCTGGAGCTCACGATGCTGTTCATCTCGCACAACCTCTCGGTGGTGCGCTATCTGAGCGACTACATCGCCGTGATGTACCTCGGCCACATCGTCGAGCTCGGACCGGTCGATGAGGTGCTGAACAACGCCAAGCACCCGTATACCCGCGAGCTGCTCGCCTCCGTGCCGACCCGCCACGGCAACCTTCTTGCCGTTGATCCGGCCGCCCTGTTGGACGTCGAGCCCGCAGACCCCCATCACCCGCCGAGCGGGTGCCGCTTCAACCCTCGTTGCCCGATGGGGCCGCTGGTCCACCCCGGGCGTCAGATCTGCGTGCAGAGCCCGCCGCCGCTTCCCACGACGGCGCGGCACGCCGCGGCCTGCCACTTCGCCGGGCCCGCAAGCTCCTTGGGCGGGTACCCCGAGCTGTCGACCCCGCTTGGCGACAGCATCCGCTCCAGCTAG
- a CDS encoding serine hydrolase translates to MSLRGWISKLLSHLSGFEGDIFTATTEGEDAVEKFMPVLAEVPQLFEPGEMFSYNNAAFSVLGRIVEVVRGKHYEACLREYLIDPLRLKHAATGAGEAIMFRAALGHLSSSEGAAPEPAQVWSLVRSNAPAGSVFAMSASNLVAFAKMHIDGGVGPDGKQVLSAESVAAMQEQQVKLPELGLMGDSWGLGWELFNWEGGPVIGHDGGTIGQTAFLRVIPGQKAAVAVLTNGGDALGLYRELISPVINRLTGVVVPELPAPANDVHAIDASRYVGTYSSQVADSHVTQDAEGRIWIEQKMKGIFAGLAPEQPRVELVHWKGDTLIPRKARHGMHTPHAFVGNDGDGNALYLHTGRADRRVSA, encoded by the coding sequence TTGTCATTACGTGGATGGATATCGAAGCTTCTCAGCCATCTTTCCGGTTTTGAGGGCGATATCTTCACGGCCACGACCGAGGGCGAGGACGCCGTCGAGAAGTTCATGCCGGTCCTCGCCGAGGTGCCGCAGCTTTTCGAACCCGGCGAAATGTTCTCTTACAACAACGCGGCTTTCTCGGTTCTGGGCCGGATCGTGGAGGTTGTTCGTGGCAAGCACTATGAGGCTTGCTTGCGCGAGTACCTGATCGATCCGCTGCGGCTCAAGCACGCGGCCACGGGGGCGGGCGAGGCAATCATGTTCCGTGCGGCGCTTGGTCATCTCAGCTCGAGCGAGGGTGCTGCCCCGGAGCCGGCGCAGGTCTGGTCGCTGGTGCGTTCGAACGCTCCGGCCGGATCCGTTTTCGCTATGAGCGCGAGCAACCTTGTCGCCTTCGCGAAGATGCACATCGACGGCGGAGTTGGCCCGGATGGCAAACAGGTCCTGAGCGCCGAAAGCGTTGCAGCAATGCAGGAACAGCAGGTCAAGCTTCCGGAGCTCGGTCTCATGGGCGATAGCTGGGGTCTTGGCTGGGAGCTGTTCAATTGGGAGGGCGGGCCCGTCATCGGCCATGACGGAGGAACAATCGGCCAGACCGCTTTCCTCCGCGTGATCCCTGGGCAGAAGGCCGCGGTTGCGGTGCTGACAAACGGCGGCGATGCTCTTGGCCTTTACAGGGAGCTCATCTCCCCCGTCATCAACCGTCTCACTGGCGTTGTCGTGCCGGAGCTTCCCGCCCCCGCCAACGACGTCCACGCCATCGATGCCTCGCGCTACGTCGGCACCTACAGCTCACAGGTCGCGGACTCCCATGTCACCCAGGACGCAGAGGGGCGGATCTGGATCGAACAGAAGATGAAGGGGATCTTCGCCGGGCTTGCCCCGGAGCAGCCCCGGGTCGAGCTGGTGCATTGGAAGGGCGACACCCTTATCCCGCGTAAAGCCCGTCATGGGATGCACACACCGCATGCCTTCGTGGGCAACGACGGCGACGGCAACGCGCTGTACTTGCACACTGGTCGCGCCGATCGGCGCGTGTCGGCATGA
- a CDS encoding ABC transporter permease encodes MTSTTAETVATPAAAPAAAPRAGISPWLSFALRRGGQFIVSLWVLITAAFLMIHLVPGDPVRAALGMNAPVELVEARRAALGLDQPLIVQYVNYFAKLFTGNLGVSTITNEPVPHIIATRFPATVQIALLACLLVLLVALPLGVTMAVVTRGGRRRGLELSFAIICVVFAAIPEFLLGVGLVYIFAVNLGWFPIAGNDSPLALVLPVVALAVGPIAVFSRIIRVEVLSVLGQDFVRTARAKRLAPRKIYIRHALPNAMTATLTLTGLLLSGMVAGTVLVENIFAWPGLGTMIVQSILSKDYPVVQSIVLIYGIGVLLVNLLIDIVLALLDPRSTIRES; translated from the coding sequence ATGACCAGCACCACAGCCGAAACAGTGGCCACACCCGCTGCCGCACCCGCCGCCGCACCACGGGCAGGAATCAGCCCCTGGCTGAGCTTCGCGCTGCGACGGGGCGGACAGTTCATCGTCTCGCTGTGGGTGCTGATCACGGCGGCCTTCCTCATGATCCACCTCGTGCCCGGGGACCCCGTTCGCGCGGCACTGGGCATGAACGCACCAGTCGAGCTGGTCGAGGCCCGGCGCGCCGCGCTCGGCCTCGACCAGCCGCTGATCGTGCAATACGTGAACTACTTCGCCAAGCTCTTCACCGGAAATCTCGGGGTTTCCACCATCACGAACGAGCCGGTCCCCCACATTATCGCGACACGGTTCCCTGCCACTGTGCAGATCGCCCTGCTCGCCTGCCTCCTCGTTCTGCTCGTCGCCCTTCCGCTCGGCGTCACCATGGCCGTGGTGACCCGCGGCGGCCGCAGACGCGGGCTCGAACTCAGCTTCGCCATCATTTGTGTGGTGTTCGCCGCAATCCCCGAGTTCCTCCTCGGCGTCGGGCTCGTCTACATCTTCGCGGTCAACCTCGGGTGGTTCCCGATCGCCGGCAATGACAGCCCGTTGGCGCTGGTCTTACCCGTTGTCGCCCTGGCCGTCGGGCCAATCGCTGTCTTCTCCCGCATCATCCGCGTCGAGGTCCTCAGCGTCCTCGGCCAGGACTTCGTGCGCACCGCCCGCGCCAAGCGCCTGGCCCCGCGCAAGATCTATATCCGCCACGCCCTCCCCAACGCCATGACGGCGACGCTCACCCTCACCGGTCTCCTCCTCAGCGGCATGGTCGCGGGCACCGTGCTTGTCGAAAACATCTTCGCCTGGCCGGGCCTGGGCACCATGATCGTGCAGTCCATCCTGTCCAAGGACTACCCGGTGGTGCAGTCCATCGTGCTCATCTATGGAATCGGTGTACTTCTCGTCAACCTCCTCATCGATATCGTCCTTGCACTTCTCGATCCGCGCTCAACAATCCGGGAGTCCTGA
- a CDS encoding dipeptide/oligopeptide/nickel ABC transporter permease/ATP-binding protein — MPTRLKWLSIVRSPVGATATVLVLLVALLAIFAPLLWGAQAQAIDTYGTQQGPSAEHLLGTDALGRDVLARVLVATQLSVALAVIAVLIGVTVGTLLGTAPSVLPRWAGRLVVGIVNIAVAFPGLLLALFFAVVFGVGTTGAVLAIGFAMAPSFARLTQTMSAAIAGRDFISAARTAGVSRLRILIRHVLPNIAEPLIVNATVAAGGALLAFAGLSFLGIGVQLPAYDWGKLLSEGLNRIYINPAAAFGPAAAVIVAGLAFNLLGESAASVAGGRVAIGRWTLPPLPQPTTRAVPTVSTVSTGTILSIENLRVSYPTPGGLVHPVRGVSFEIREGEALGVVGESGSGKSLTALAASRLIEPPGVVDADRLEFNGIQILTAPEKTIRGLLGTSLAMVFQDPMTSFNPTRRIGSQLAEAAQEHQGMSRQDAMERAVRRLQAVRVPAAARRAEQYPHEFSGGMRQRAMIAMGLMNSPKLIIADEPTTALDVTVQRQVLRLLARVRTDTNAAILLISHDIAVVSQSCERVLVMYAGRIVEDLPTADLYTGARHPYTRALLEVVPDLDTDREEPLGVIPGRPLGTRGGAARMRLRRSLPAGDGTVPRIRPRAGDPRRQAPDRLLEPRRGR, encoded by the coding sequence ATGCCCACTCGCCTGAAGTGGCTTTCCATCGTCCGTAGCCCGGTCGGGGCCACCGCCACGGTTCTCGTCCTTCTCGTCGCCCTGCTCGCGATCTTTGCCCCCCTGCTCTGGGGCGCACAGGCCCAGGCCATCGACACCTATGGCACACAGCAAGGTCCAAGCGCTGAACACCTCCTTGGAACGGATGCGCTGGGGCGCGACGTCCTCGCCCGCGTGTTGGTTGCCACCCAGCTCTCGGTCGCCCTCGCCGTCATCGCAGTCCTCATCGGCGTCACGGTCGGAACCCTGCTCGGTACGGCCCCCTCCGTGCTCCCGCGCTGGGCCGGACGCCTCGTCGTCGGCATCGTCAACATTGCCGTCGCTTTCCCCGGCCTCCTGCTCGCGCTGTTCTTCGCCGTGGTCTTCGGCGTCGGCACCACCGGGGCCGTGCTCGCCATCGGCTTTGCCATGGCCCCGAGCTTTGCCCGCCTCACCCAGACCATGTCTGCCGCGATCGCCGGCCGTGACTTCATCTCCGCCGCGCGCACCGCCGGCGTCTCGCGCCTGCGCATCCTCATCCGGCACGTACTGCCAAACATTGCCGAGCCTCTCATCGTCAACGCGACCGTTGCCGCCGGCGGTGCGCTGCTGGCCTTCGCCGGCCTGTCTTTTCTCGGGATCGGCGTACAGCTTCCCGCCTACGACTGGGGCAAGCTGCTCAGCGAGGGACTCAACCGCATCTACATCAACCCCGCCGCAGCCTTCGGCCCGGCCGCCGCCGTCATCGTTGCCGGCCTCGCGTTCAACCTCCTCGGCGAGAGCGCCGCATCCGTTGCCGGTGGCCGCGTCGCCATCGGTCGTTGGACGCTCCCGCCGCTGCCGCAGCCCACCACCCGTGCGGTTCCCACCGTTTCCACCGTTTCCACCGGCACGATCCTGAGCATCGAGAACCTCCGCGTCTCATACCCAACACCCGGCGGCCTGGTGCACCCCGTTCGCGGAGTGAGCTTCGAGATCAGGGAGGGTGAGGCGCTGGGAGTGGTCGGCGAATCCGGCTCGGGCAAAAGCCTGACCGCGCTGGCCGCCTCCCGACTCATCGAACCACCAGGGGTCGTGGACGCCGATCGCCTCGAGTTCAACGGCATCCAGATCCTGACCGCACCGGAGAAGACCATTCGTGGGCTGCTCGGCACGTCACTGGCAATGGTGTTTCAGGACCCCATGACCTCGTTCAACCCCACCCGACGCATCGGCAGCCAACTCGCCGAAGCCGCACAGGAACACCAGGGCATGAGCAGACAGGATGCCATGGAACGCGCCGTCAGGCGGCTCCAGGCAGTGCGCGTGCCCGCAGCCGCCCGGCGCGCCGAACAGTACCCGCACGAGTTCTCCGGCGGGATGCGACAGCGCGCGATGATCGCGATGGGCCTCATGAACAGCCCCAAGCTGATCATCGCCGACGAACCGACCACCGCCCTCGATGTCACGGTACAGCGCCAGGTTCTTCGGCTCCTGGCGCGGGTGCGCACCGACACGAACGCGGCGATCCTGCTGATCAGCCACGACATCGCCGTCGTCTCGCAAAGCTGCGAGCGCGTGCTGGTCATGTACGCCGGGCGCATCGTCGAAGATCTTCCGACGGCGGACCTCTACACGGGCGCACGCCACCCCTATACCCGCGCCCTGCTTGAGGTCGTGCCCGATCTGGACACCGACCGCGAAGAGCCCCTCGGTGTGATTCCCGGCCGCCCGCTCGGCACCCGGGGAGGTGCCGCCCGGATGCGCCTTCGCCGCTCGTTGCCCGCTGGCGACGGCACAGTGCCGCGAATCCGACCCCGAGCTGGAGATCCACGGCGGCAGGCACCGGATCGCCTGCTGGAACCCCGTAGGGGGCGATAG
- a CDS encoding serine hydrolase, translating into MAQQRVSIDKLIATQLPEQPALSPDGGSIAYVLKSTNRAEDRDERSLWLVAAEGGEPRRLTLGTGDSTPRWSPDGTRLAFLRAQDGPPQIWVLPVGGGEAEQVTTQPLGAGAPVWSGDGTRIAFCGPIDSAALPGEGSDDAAKRRTAPIVINRLGYKADGAGLLGTLRKHIHVVALGSGEITRLTRGDWHAGDPVWSPDGERIAFSTGKEADSDLTFETAAYVVSSSEGNARPRLVGAADVQLAVTGWTPDGAKLIAVGRTDAEVGNASVLLLPLDGEAPRDITSALDRNVMPGGAGYPGAFPQLSADGQTVFFCLRDGGYTHLYATGIDGAVQRVIVGGAANVSGVSVVGNTAAIVLSTETSFGEIATVDLRSGTATPLTSYSPEETGLIVAEPRSFTTSDGLLVHGWLRRDPQRTGPLPLLLDVHGGPHNAWNGAADPVHAYHHELVARGWAVLTLNPRGSDGYGNDFFRGVLGGWGTSDAKDFLEPIDDLVAEGVADPARLAVTGYSYGGFMACYLTSRENRFAAAVAGGVVADLTSVAGTSDAGHFLSRLENGALPWKNPELLAPQSPYSLVGQVRTPTLIVQGGEDHRCPVGQAEQWFTALREQDVPSELVLYPGGSHLFILNGAPSHRADWNKRIVDWVERYAPAAGTPVRKKALNAAHWQQRLSELAAAHKVPGATLGILRLGEEPVLASHGVLNINTGVQTTEDSVFQIGSISKVWTATVIMQLVDEGKLDLDAPILDVVPEFRVADAEVSKSVTMRHLLTHTSGIDGDVFTDTGRGDDCLEKYVQALSEVKQNHPIGATFSYCNSGFALMGRVIEKLTGLSWDDALRDRLFTPLGLKHTVTLPEEALLHRAAAGHVGADENGPPSRPDVVTPPLPWPRRTHRCHRGRRARVRPHASEVRARDRRHPHSLGAERRAHDHAPERRS; encoded by the coding sequence ATGGCACAACAACGTGTAAGCATTGACAAGCTCATTGCCACGCAGCTTCCAGAGCAGCCCGCCCTGTCGCCGGACGGTGGCAGCATCGCCTATGTTCTGAAGAGCACCAACCGCGCCGAAGACCGCGACGAACGCTCACTGTGGCTCGTGGCCGCCGAGGGCGGGGAACCGCGCCGCTTGACCCTTGGAACCGGCGACTCGACACCGAGGTGGAGTCCGGATGGCACACGTCTGGCCTTCCTGCGCGCCCAGGATGGGCCGCCGCAGATCTGGGTTCTGCCGGTCGGCGGCGGCGAAGCCGAGCAGGTCACGACGCAGCCGCTCGGCGCCGGCGCCCCCGTGTGGAGCGGCGACGGCACGCGCATCGCGTTCTGCGGCCCCATCGACTCTGCTGCGTTGCCCGGCGAAGGCAGCGATGACGCCGCGAAGCGCCGCACGGCACCAATCGTCATCAACAGGCTCGGCTACAAGGCCGACGGTGCCGGTCTCCTTGGCACGCTGCGCAAGCACATCCACGTCGTGGCCCTGGGCAGCGGCGAGATCACCCGGCTGACCCGCGGCGACTGGCACGCCGGTGATCCGGTCTGGTCCCCGGACGGCGAACGGATCGCCTTCTCCACCGGCAAAGAGGCCGATTCAGACCTCACCTTCGAGACGGCCGCCTATGTGGTGTCCTCCAGCGAGGGCAACGCCAGGCCACGCCTCGTCGGTGCCGCCGATGTGCAGCTCGCCGTCACCGGCTGGACCCCTGATGGCGCCAAGCTCATCGCCGTCGGTCGCACCGATGCCGAGGTGGGAAACGCGAGCGTGCTGCTCCTTCCCCTGGACGGCGAAGCGCCGCGGGACATCACCTCGGCCCTGGACCGCAATGTCATGCCGGGCGGCGCGGGCTACCCGGGCGCTTTCCCGCAACTGAGTGCCGATGGCCAGACAGTCTTCTTCTGCCTGCGCGACGGCGGTTACACCCACCTCTACGCTACGGGCATCGACGGTGCGGTGCAGCGTGTCATCGTCGGCGGAGCGGCCAACGTGTCCGGGGTTTCCGTCGTCGGCAACACCGCCGCGATCGTGCTCTCGACGGAAACGTCCTTCGGTGAAATCGCCACGGTCGATCTGCGCTCTGGCACCGCTACGCCGCTCACGAGCTACTCGCCGGAGGAGACCGGCCTCATCGTCGCCGAGCCGCGGAGCTTCACGACCTCGGATGGCCTCCTCGTGCACGGCTGGCTGCGCCGGGACCCGCAGCGCACCGGCCCCCTGCCGCTCCTGCTCGATGTGCACGGCGGGCCGCACAATGCGTGGAACGGGGCCGCGGACCCCGTCCACGCCTACCACCACGAACTCGTTGCCCGCGGCTGGGCTGTGCTCACGCTCAACCCGCGCGGCAGCGACGGCTACGGCAACGACTTCTTCCGCGGAGTTCTCGGCGGCTGGGGCACGAGCGACGCCAAGGACTTCCTCGAGCCGATCGACGATCTCGTCGCCGAGGGTGTTGCCGACCCTGCACGACTCGCCGTCACCGGCTACAGCTACGGCGGCTTCATGGCCTGCTACCTCACCTCGCGCGAGAACCGCTTCGCCGCGGCCGTCGCCGGCGGTGTTGTCGCCGACCTCACGAGTGTCGCGGGCACATCGGACGCCGGCCACTTCCTGTCGCGCCTTGAGAACGGTGCCCTGCCGTGGAAGAACCCGGAACTCCTGGCCCCGCAATCGCCCTACAGCCTGGTGGGCCAGGTCCGAACCCCGACCCTCATCGTGCAGGGCGGCGAGGACCACCGTTGCCCGGTCGGCCAGGCCGAGCAGTGGTTCACCGCCCTCCGCGAACAGGACGTGCCCAGCGAGCTCGTGCTCTACCCGGGCGGCTCGCACCTGTTTATTCTCAACGGGGCGCCCTCGCACCGCGCCGACTGGAACAAGCGCATCGTCGACTGGGTGGAGCGCTACGCCCCGGCCGCCGGCACCCCCGTTCGCAAGAAGGCCCTCAACGCCGCGCACTGGCAGCAGCGCCTGAGCGAGCTGGCCGCCGCCCACAAAGTTCCCGGGGCCACGCTCGGCATCCTGCGCCTGGGCGAGGAGCCTGTCCTGGCGAGCCACGGCGTTCTCAACATCAACACCGGCGTCCAGACCACCGAGGACTCCGTCTTCCAGATCGGCTCGATCTCGAAAGTGTGGACGGCGACCGTCATCATGCAGCTCGTCGACGAGGGCAAGCTCGACCTCGATGCTCCGATCCTCGACGTGGTCCCCGAGTTCCGGGTCGCCGACGCCGAGGTGAGCAAGTCGGTGACAATGCGTCACCTGCTCACCCACACCAGCGGCATCGACGGTGACGTTTTCACCGACACCGGCCGTGGCGACGACTGCCTCGAAAAGTACGTCCAGGCCCTCTCCGAGGTCAAGCAGAACCACCCCATCGGGGCGACCTTCTCGTACTGCAACTCCGGCTTCGCACTCATGGGCCGCGTGATCGAAAAGCTCACCGGTCTCAGCTGGGATGACGCCCTTCGCGATCGCCTGTTCACACCGCTGGGCCTCAAGCACACCGTGACGCTGCCCGAGGAGGCTCTGCTCCACCGTGCCGCCGCCGGCCATGTGGGCGCCGACGAGAACGGCCCCCCTTCTCGCCCCGATGTGGTCACTCCCCCGCTCCCTTGGCCCCGCCGGACTCATCGATGCCACCGCGGCAGACGTGCTCGAGTTCGCCCGCATGCATCTGAGGTCCGGGCTCGCGACCGACGGCACCCGCATTCTCTCGGCGCAGAGCGCCGAGCTCATGACCACGCACCAGAGCGACGTTCCTGA